One Paenibacillus crassostreae DNA segment encodes these proteins:
- the infC gene encoding translation initiation factor IF-3 yields the protein MIKNEQIRASEVQLTGIHGEDLGVISTSEALALAKKHKVDLICTSLLSSPPPCRLMKAGAAKQEVQKSKPKSGKQEQSLKVKEIHLTPQIEDHDYDTKKNQAYKLLQSGKAVLIVVRIQGKEGPKAKELLERLLKDLIDVGSKQSGIQLSGKQAMVQVNPL from the coding sequence ATGATCAAAAACGAACAAATCAGAGCCTCCGAGGTTCAGTTGACTGGCATTCATGGTGAAGATCTTGGTGTGATATCAACCTCAGAAGCTCTAGCTTTGGCTAAGAAACACAAGGTCGATCTGATCTGTACTTCACTTTTAAGCAGCCCTCCACCATGCCGATTAATGAAAGCTGGAGCCGCTAAGCAAGAAGTTCAGAAATCTAAGCCAAAGTCCGGCAAGCAAGAACAATCTCTTAAGGTAAAAGAAATACATCTTACACCCCAAATTGAAGATCATGATTACGATACGAAAAAGAATCAAGCTTACAAGCTTTTACAATCAGGAAAAGCGGTGTTGATCGTTGTACGTATTCAGGGTAAAGAAGGCCCTAAAGCAAAAGAATTGCTGGAGCGATTACTAAAGGATCTTATCGATGTAGGAAGTAAACAAAGTGGAATCCAACTCAGCGGTAAGCAAGCTATGGTTCAGGTGAATCCATTATAA
- a CDS encoding undecaprenyldiphospho-muramoylpentapeptide beta-N-acetylglucosaminyltransferase produces the protein MSKRILFTGGGSAGHVTVNVALIPKFVKLGWDVSYIGSIKGIESELISNIESVDYHGISTGKLRRYMSIENFKDPFRIVKGVFEAYTLIRKIKPDVVFSKGGFVSVPVVIGAKLNNVPIIIHESDITPGLANKIALPLATKVCVTFPETLDHMKSDKATYVGAIIRDELRSGGASQGLSHLQFENSKPIILVMGGSLGSKKINDTIRRNLPTLLDQFQVVHICGKGQVDDSIQLNGYQQYEYIHDELPDVIASADIVVTRAGSNSIFEFLALHKPMLLIPLSKAASRGDQILNAQSFEKAGYAEVLLEEELTDESFMLSLNILFTRKSQIIDTMAKHDQSNTINQVIELIQNTARTR, from the coding sequence ATGTCCAAACGTATTTTATTCACAGGTGGTGGCTCTGCAGGTCATGTCACAGTTAATGTAGCTCTCATTCCAAAGTTCGTCAAATTAGGATGGGATGTATCATATATAGGCTCTATCAAAGGAATTGAATCCGAACTCATTTCCAATATCGAATCGGTGGATTATCATGGCATTTCCACAGGTAAGCTTCGGCGCTATATGAGTATTGAGAACTTCAAAGATCCCTTCCGCATTGTGAAAGGTGTATTTGAAGCTTACACGTTAATTCGTAAAATCAAGCCGGATGTTGTGTTCTCAAAGGGAGGATTTGTATCTGTTCCTGTTGTCATCGGTGCTAAGTTAAACAACGTACCTATCATCATTCATGAATCCGACATTACACCAGGTCTTGCGAACAAAATCGCACTTCCTTTAGCTACTAAGGTATGTGTCACTTTCCCTGAAACGTTAGATCATATGAAGAGTGATAAAGCAACCTATGTTGGGGCAATTATTCGTGATGAACTTCGTTCTGGCGGTGCTAGCCAGGGATTAAGCCATCTTCAGTTTGAGAATAGTAAACCAATCATACTTGTAATGGGAGGTAGCCTAGGCTCCAAAAAAATCAACGATACGATTCGCAGGAATCTCCCCACTCTCCTTGATCAGTTCCAAGTTGTACATATCTGTGGTAAAGGTCAGGTAGACGATTCTATCCAACTCAATGGCTATCAACAGTATGAATATATTCATGATGAGCTACCCGACGTGATCGCCTCAGCAGATATTGTCGTGACAAGAGCCGGTTCTAACTCGATCTTTGAATTTCTAGCACTTCATAAACCTATGCTGTTAATTCCACTATCGAAAGCGGCAAGTCGCGGGGATCAAATATTAAATGCACAATCTTTTGAAAAGGCAGGGTATGCAGAGGTTTTATTAGAAGAAGAATTGACCGACGAGAGCTTTATGCTTTCTCTCAATATACTATTCACCAGAAAATCTCAAATCATAGATACGATGGCTAAACATGATCAGAGTAATACGATCAATCAAGTTATTGAACTCATACAGAACACGGCAAGAACGAGATAG
- a CDS encoding YitT family protein → MKQLRTSLESRKAYELNDIKRWFIHIFFVVVGSILASMGLELFLMPNQIIIGGMTGISAIFAHITEMRLGLFLFLLNVPFMVMSYKHIRKEFVVLTVLGLIVFSLTAIFLHHIPALIEHSLSAAMVGGVSLGLGLGIVVRYGGALDILELAEHSLWRNGVPVSLDDIIMLINCMVLTMAGFVFGWDQAMYSVIAYLLAFEMVHLTIRGFSLYRTIYVQSSRYEEIKQVLSLRLGLTNISEEKSLEEENIEQDEGSPIVYKVHFAEKARFRVLVKSIDPEAIISSNTSTRATSYYRDRT, encoded by the coding sequence CTGAAACAACTTAGAACTTCATTAGAATCAAGGAAAGCTTATGAGTTAAATGACATTAAGCGCTGGTTTATTCATATCTTCTTTGTCGTTGTAGGAAGTATATTAGCATCAATGGGCTTAGAACTTTTCCTAATGCCTAATCAGATTATTATTGGTGGGATGACAGGAATTTCAGCCATATTCGCTCATATTACGGAGATGAGACTAGGATTATTTCTTTTCCTGTTGAACGTACCTTTTATGGTTATGTCCTACAAACATATACGTAAAGAGTTTGTTGTCCTGACGGTATTAGGATTGATCGTATTCTCATTAACTGCCATCTTTCTTCATCATATACCTGCCTTAATCGAACATTCTCTATCTGCCGCAATGGTGGGTGGAGTCTCGTTGGGGTTAGGTCTCGGTATTGTCGTGCGATATGGAGGAGCGCTGGATATATTGGAACTGGCTGAGCACTCTCTATGGAGAAATGGAGTTCCAGTCTCGCTGGATGATATTATCATGCTTATCAATTGTATGGTGTTGACGATGGCTGGATTTGTATTCGGATGGGATCAAGCGATGTATTCTGTCATTGCCTATCTGTTAGCTTTTGAGATGGTTCACTTAACGATTAGAGGATTTTCCTTATACCGGACTATATATGTTCAAAGTAGTAGATATGAAGAGATCAAGCAGGTTCTGTCATTACGTCTGGGACTGACCAATATATCGGAAGAAAAGTCGTTAGAAGAAGAGAATATTGAACAGGATGAGGGTAGTCCAATCGTGTACAAGGTTCATTTCGCAGAAAAAGCAAGATTTAGAGTTCTTGTAAAGTCGATAGACCCTGAAGCGATCATCTCATCTAACACATCTACAAGAGCAACATCGTATTATCGGGATAGGACGTAA